In Phyllopteryx taeniolatus isolate TA_2022b chromosome 22, UOR_Ptae_1.2, whole genome shotgun sequence, one DNA window encodes the following:
- the cry1a gene encoding cryptochrome circadian regulator 1a translates to MVVNTIHWFRKGLRLHDNPSLKESLLGADTVRCIYILDPWFAGSSNVGINRWRFLLQSLEDLDSNLRKLNSRLFVIRGQPTDVFPRLFKEWNISRLSYEYDSEPFGKERDAAIKKLASEAGVEVTVRISHTLYDLDKIIELNGGQSPLTYKRFQTLISRMDAVEVPAEFITADVMGKCATPLSDDHDDKFGVPSLEELGFDTEGLSSAVWPGGESEALTRLERHLERKAWVANFERPRMNANSLLASPTGLSPYLRFGCLSCRLFYFKLTDLYRKVKKNSSPPLSLYGQLLWREFFYTAATNNPCFDKMESNPICVQIPWDRNAEALAKWAEGRTGFPWIDAIMTQLRQEGWIHHLARHAVACFLTRGDLWISWEEGMKVFEELLLDADWSVNAGSWMWLSCSSFFQQFFHCYCPVVFGRRTDPNGDYIRRYLPVLRGFPAKYIYDPWNAPEAVQKAARCIVGVHYPKPMVHHAEASRVNIERMKQIYQQLSCYRGLGLLASVPSTSNGNNKPSSDVMGYSVEGPHDAAASAAVSSGYPMPGQSQADWQSSGAMMYLQGDSQAGVAAHQQGYVSSSMMCYAQGNRQSPMLQKGLEHHSSGAPMSSKRHCEDSGNGKSSKVQRH, encoded by the exons ATGGTCGTGAATACGATCCACTGGTTCAGGAAGGGCTTGCGGCTCCACGACAACCCGTCCCTCAAGGAGTCCCTGCTTGGGGCAGACACCGTCCGCTGCATCTACATCCTCGACCCCTGGTTCGCTGGTTCGTCCAACGTGGGCATCAACAGGTGGAG ATTCCTGCTGCAAAGTCTGGAGGACTTGGACTCGAACCTGCGCAAGCTCAACTCGCGTCTCTTCGTGATTCGGGGCCAGCCCACCGATGTCTTTCCCAGACTCTTCAAG GAGTGGAACATATCCCGCCTGTCTTACGAGTACGACTCGGAGCCCTTCGGGAAGGAGCGTGATGCCGCCATCAAGAAGCTGGCCTCTGAGGCCGGTGTGGAGGTGACAGTTCGCATTTCGCACACCCTCTACGATCTTGACAA GATCATCGAGTTGAACGGCGGTCAGTCGCCGCTCACCTACAAGCGCTTCCAGACCCTCATCAGCCGCATGGACGCCGTGGAGGTGCCCGCCGAGTTCATCACCGCCGACGTGATGGGGAAGTGCGCCACGCCGCTCTCCGACGACCACGACGACAAGTTCGGAGTGCCGTCGCTGGAGGAGCTGG GTTTCGATACCGAGGGCTTGTCGTCGGCCGTGTGGCCCGGCGGGGAGTCCGAAGCCCTCACGCGACTCGAGAGGCACCTGGAGAGGAAG GCGTGGGTGGCCAACTTTGAGCGCCCCCGCATGAACGCCAACTCGCTCCTGGCCAGCCCCACCGGCCTCAGCCCCTACCTGCGATTCGGCTGCCTCTCGTGTCGCCTCTTCTACTTCAAGCTCACCGACCTCTATCGGAAG GTGAAGAAAAACAGCTCGCCACCACTGTCGCTGTACGGGCAGCTGCTGTGGCGCGAGTTCTTCTACACGGCGGCCACCAACAACCCGTGCTTCGACAAGATGGAGAGCAACCCCATCTGCGTGCAGATCCCGTGGGACCGCAATGCCGAGGCGCTGGCCAAGTGGGCCGAGGGACGCACCGGCTTCCCCTGGATCGACGCCATCATGACGCAGCTGCGCCAGGAGGGCTGGATCCACCACCTGGCCCGGCACGCCGTTGCCTGCTTCCTGACCCGCGGAGACCTGTGGATCAGCTGGGAGGAGGGCATGAAG GTGTTCGAGGAGCTGCTGCTAGACGCCGACTGGAGTGTGAACGCCGGCAGCTGGATGTGGCtctcctgcagctccttctTCCAGCAGTTCTTCCACTGCTACTGTCCCGTGGTGTTCGGCCGGCGCACCGACCCCAACGGCGACTACATCCGCCGCTACCTGCCCGTGCTGCGGGGCTTCCCGGCCAAGTACATCTACGACCCGTGGAACGCGCCGGAAGCGGTGCAGAAGGCGGCGCGCTGCATTGTGGGCGTGCACTACCCGAAACCCATGGTCCACCACGCCGAGGCCAGCCGCGTCAACATCGAGCGCATGAAGCAGATCTACCAGCAGCTGTCCTGCTACAGAGGTCTCG GGCTGCTGGCGTCCGTTCCCTCCACCTCCAACGGAAACAATAAGCCCTCCTCAGACGTGATGGGGTACTCGGTTGAAGGTCCTCACGATGCCGCCGCCTCTGCCGCCGTGTCTTCCG GCTATCCCATGCCAGGTCAGTCGCAGGCCGACTGGCAGAGCAGCGGCGCCATGATGTACCTGCAGGGAGACTCCCAAGCCGGCGTTGCTGCGCATCAGCAAG GCTACGTCAG